In the Candidatus Electrothrix sp. GW3-4 genome, one interval contains:
- a CDS encoding type II toxin-antitoxin system VapC family toxin, producing MYLLDTNTLIYFFKDIGNVAETLLSKSPKDISIPSIVLYELEVGIAKSNNPKKRKKQLEALTSRITVQSFTPREAEVAAMIRADLEKKGRPIGPYDTLIAGTALSVNATLVTRNTKEFQRVSGLSLEDWF from the coding sequence ATGTACCTCCTTGACACAAACACTTTGATTTATTTTTTCAAAGACATTGGCAACGTGGCCGAAACACTACTGTCCAAATCGCCGAAAGATATTTCCATTCCCTCAATTGTTCTCTATGAGCTTGAAGTAGGAATTGCCAAGTCAAACAATCCCAAGAAACGGAAAAAACAACTTGAAGCACTTACTTCAAGAATTACCGTGCAATCCTTTACCCCTCGTGAAGCTGAAGTGGCCGCAATGATCAGAGCTGATTTGGAAAAAAAGGGAAGGCCTATAGGGCCATATGATACTCTTATTGCAGGAACAGCTTTGAGTGTAAATGCCACATTGGTCACTAGAAACACAAAAGAATTTCAAAGAGTTTCTGGTTTGTCGCTGGAAGATTGGTTTTAG
- a CDS encoding CopG family transcriptional regulator encodes MGQVTIYLDKEIENKLKKAAKSSQLSVSKWIAGVIEEKIMTEWPQDVVELAGSWKDDFPTLQEIRSNTGHDSMREEL; translated from the coding sequence ATGGGACAAGTAACTATCTACCTTGATAAAGAAATTGAGAATAAACTCAAAAAAGCTGCGAAATCAAGTCAGTTATCTGTGAGTAAATGGATTGCGGGGGTCATTGAGGAAAAAATTATGACTGAGTGGCCTCAAGATGTTGTGGAGTTGGCCGGGAGCTGGAAAGATGATTTCCCAACTCTTCAAGAAATCAGGTCAAATACCGGTCACGACAGCATGAGGGAAGAACTGTAA